Proteins encoded together in one Variovorax paradoxus EPS window:
- a CDS encoding response regulator: MTLAVFIVEDEPTIQDSLKVVLEGYLRAEIVGTAPSEADAVAWLKANRDGWHLLVVDLLLKQGSGLGVLGALAALGPKCGLVVALTNAASADNRAQCLTLGADAVFDKAAEINEFLAFCADGLGEKA, translated from the coding sequence ATGACGCTGGCCGTGTTCATCGTGGAAGACGAACCGACGATCCAGGACAGCCTGAAGGTCGTGCTGGAGGGCTATCTGCGGGCGGAGATCGTCGGCACCGCGCCCTCGGAAGCGGACGCCGTGGCGTGGCTGAAGGCGAACCGCGATGGCTGGCATCTGCTGGTGGTGGACCTGCTTCTGAAGCAGGGCAGTGGCCTCGGCGTGCTCGGGGCGCTGGCCGCCCTCGGGCCCAAATGCGGACTGGTGGTGGCGCTGACGAATGCGGCATCGGCGGACAACCGCGCGCAATGCCTCACCTTGGGCGCCGACGCGGTCTTCGACAAGGCCGCGGAGATCAACGAGTTCCTGGCGTTCTGTGCGGACGGGCTCGGCGAGAAAGCCTGA
- a CDS encoding PAS domain S-box protein, with amino-acid sequence MADGARGKRDDETAPDLNIPLNLGLITDADYRLMVDAITDYAIFFLDPTGIVLSWNAGARQLQGYEPHEVIGRHFSVFYPPELLEKNWPQHELEVATRTGQYEEEGWRLRKDGTRFWSSLVLTRLTSPDGKLRGFSKITRDLSARQKQDELLRASEERFRLIVDGVKDYAIFMLDPSGYIVSWNTGAKATKGYEAHEIIGKHFSVFYPPEVAATGFPDEELKTAREVGRFEDEGWRVRRDGSRFWASVIITALFDETGRHRGFAKVTRDLTERRRISTLEDEGRRITTFLAMLGHELRNPLTPISNAVAIMDRLGSAADTATLARMSSIIGRQLKQITRLVDDLLDVGRITSGKIHLESKPVRLCDVIDESIEMLRPSADAKQHALVFHSPSADPWITGDRARMIQVVCNLLNNAIKFTPDGGRIEVRLREVGANAEVSVSDNGPGIPSAALPRVFMLFAQGEQEISRPQGGLGLGLTLVQQLVTLHGGDVSAFSKGTPGDGAEFVVRLPRATAPLEKKKIDGNESRKMVLVVDDNQDAAETMCLLVESLGYVTRTAADGPSAVEAIKVEQPDLVLLDIGLPGFSGVEVALRVRREVPHPPTLVAVTGYGQGSDRDASLAAGFYAHLTKPVDAQQLEGLLARLLDKS; translated from the coding sequence ATGGCCGATGGCGCGCGAGGCAAGAGGGATGACGAAACCGCTCCCGATCTCAACATTCCCCTGAACCTCGGGCTGATCACCGATGCCGACTACCGGCTGATGGTCGATGCCATCACCGACTACGCGATCTTCTTTCTCGACCCCACCGGCATCGTGCTCAGCTGGAACGCGGGCGCGAGGCAGCTCCAGGGCTACGAACCCCACGAGGTCATCGGGCGCCACTTCTCCGTCTTCTATCCCCCCGAGCTGCTGGAGAAAAACTGGCCACAGCACGAACTCGAAGTCGCGACCCGAACGGGCCAGTACGAGGAAGAAGGCTGGCGCCTGCGCAAGGACGGCACGCGTTTCTGGTCGAGTCTTGTGCTCACCCGCCTCACGAGCCCGGACGGCAAGCTGCGCGGCTTTTCCAAGATCACCCGCGACCTGTCGGCTCGCCAGAAGCAGGACGAGCTGCTTCGCGCCAGCGAGGAGCGCTTCCGGCTGATCGTCGATGGCGTGAAGGACTACGCGATCTTCATGCTCGACCCCAGCGGCTACATCGTGAGCTGGAACACCGGCGCGAAGGCCACCAAGGGCTACGAGGCGCACGAGATCATCGGCAAGCACTTCTCGGTGTTCTATCCGCCCGAGGTGGCCGCCACCGGCTTTCCCGACGAGGAGCTGAAGACCGCGCGCGAAGTCGGCCGCTTCGAGGACGAGGGTTGGCGCGTGCGCAGGGACGGCAGCCGGTTCTGGGCCAGCGTGATCATCACCGCCCTCTTCGACGAGACCGGCCGCCACCGCGGCTTTGCCAAGGTCACGCGCGACCTCACGGAGCGCCGGCGCATTTCCACCCTGGAGGACGAAGGCCGCCGCATCACGACCTTCCTGGCGATGCTCGGCCACGAGTTGCGCAATCCGCTCACGCCGATCTCCAACGCGGTAGCCATCATGGACCGCCTGGGCTCGGCCGCCGACACGGCGACGCTGGCGCGCATGAGCAGCATCATCGGCCGCCAGCTCAAGCAGATCACGCGGCTGGTCGACGACCTGCTGGACGTCGGGCGCATCACGAGCGGCAAGATCCATCTCGAATCGAAACCCGTGCGGCTTTGCGACGTGATCGACGAGTCGATCGAGATGCTGAGGCCCTCCGCCGACGCCAAGCAGCACGCCCTGGTCTTCCACTCGCCCTCCGCCGACCCGTGGATCACCGGCGATCGCGCCCGCATGATCCAGGTCGTCTGCAACCTGCTGAACAACGCCATCAAGTTCACGCCGGACGGCGGCCGCATCGAGGTGCGGCTGCGCGAGGTGGGCGCCAACGCGGAGGTCAGCGTGAGCGACAACGGTCCCGGCATCCCGTCCGCCGCGTTGCCGCGCGTCTTCATGCTGTTCGCGCAGGGCGAGCAGGAAATTTCCCGGCCGCAGGGCGGGCTCGGGCTCGGCCTCACGCTGGTGCAGCAACTGGTGACGCTGCACGGCGGCGATGTCAGCGCGTTCAGCAAAGGCACGCCGGGAGACGGCGCGGAATTCGTCGTCCGCCTGCCCCGCGCGACCGCGCCGTTGGAAAAGAAAAAAATCGACGGCAACGAGAGCCGGAAGATGGTCCTCGTGGTCGACGACAACCAGGACGCGGCCGAGACGATGTGCCTCCTTGTCGAGAGCCTGGGCTACGTGACACGCACGGCCGCCGACGGCCCTTCGGCGGTGGAGGCGATCAAGGTCGAGCAGCCGGACCTCGTGCTGCTGGACATCGGCCTGCCGGGATTCAGCGGCGTCGAGGTGGCCCTGCGGGTTCGCCGCGAGGTCCCGCATCCGCCCACGCTGGTCGCCGTCACAGGTTACGGCCAGGGCTCGGACCGGGACGCGAGCCTCGCGGCTGGCTTCTACGCGCACCTGACCAAGCCGGTCGATGCGCAGCAGCTCGAAGGGCTGCTCGCGCGCCTGCTCGACAAGTCCTGA
- a CDS encoding GTP-binding protein: MEHKILFTGTMGAGKTTAIAAVSEIAPVRTEVRNSDASVAKATTTVGLDYGELTLDNGEKLRLYGTPGQIRFDFMWRILARGALGLVILVDNSRPDPLADLEVYLDGFAELIEKTACVVAVGRMETHPEPDLDAYARRMQDKGVMCPVLPANVTDPQQVVQLLELLLIQLEA; the protein is encoded by the coding sequence GTGGAACACAAGATCCTTTTCACCGGCACCATGGGCGCCGGCAAGACCACCGCCATCGCCGCCGTGAGCGAGATTGCGCCGGTCCGCACCGAGGTTCGCAACAGCGATGCTTCGGTCGCCAAGGCCACCACCACGGTGGGCCTGGACTACGGCGAGCTCACGCTGGACAACGGCGAGAAGCTGCGCCTCTACGGCACGCCGGGGCAGATCCGCTTCGACTTCATGTGGCGAATCCTCGCGCGCGGCGCGCTCGGCCTGGTGATCCTGGTCGACAACAGCCGCCCCGATCCGCTGGCGGACCTGGAGGTCTATCTCGACGGCTTCGCCGAACTCATCGAGAAGACTGCCTGCGTCGTTGCGGTCGGGCGCATGGAGACCCATCCAGAGCCCGACCTCGACGCCTACGCCCGGCGCATGCAGGACAAGGGCGTGATGTGCCCCGTGCTCCCGGCCAACGTGACCGACCCGCAGCAGGTGGTGCAGCTGCTCGAGCTGCTGCTGATCCAGCTCGAAGCCTGA
- a CDS encoding roadblock/LC7 domain-containing protein: protein MNIAPRIKDAADTAVDTLMREIKGVKAVVIATEDGLELAARAENTAQVARMSAIASSLAALGAVAGVESGLGQCENVAIETASGHILMLQARHAEVDLIVSVITGKDAVIGQVLYLSKLATLALQRA from the coding sequence ATGAACATCGCACCCCGCATCAAGGACGCCGCCGACACGGCCGTGGACACGCTCATGCGCGAGATCAAGGGCGTGAAGGCCGTCGTGATCGCGACCGAGGACGGCCTCGAGCTGGCCGCGCGCGCGGAGAACACCGCGCAGGTCGCACGCATGTCGGCCATCGCGAGCTCGTTGGCCGCGCTGGGTGCGGTGGCCGGCGTGGAAAGCGGGTTGGGGCAATGCGAGAACGTCGCGATAGAGACCGCGTCGGGCCACATCCTGATGCTGCAGGCCCGCCACGCCGAGGTCGACCTGATCGTGAGCGTGATCACAGGCAAGGATGCCGTGATCGGACAGGTCCTGTATCTCTCCAAGCTGGCGACGCTCGCGCTGCAGCGCGCCTGA
- a CDS encoding TetR/AcrR family transcriptional regulator, which produces MQVATRKRLPKDERGRQLLDVAWAIVRSEGTDALTLGYLAERAGVTKPVVYDHFGTRTGLLGVLYGEYDSRQHALMDEALRASGKSLPAVAKVIAAAYVNCVMEMGREMPGVSAALAGSPELDALKKELEAEFLVKCRNALQPFAKRPIAPAAMRAMLGAAEAVSFAAAAGEFDPVDAENEIYDAILRIAQRA; this is translated from the coding sequence ATGCAAGTCGCAACCAGGAAACGCCTTCCCAAGGACGAGCGCGGCCGCCAGCTGCTGGACGTCGCCTGGGCCATCGTGCGCAGCGAAGGAACCGATGCGCTCACGCTGGGTTACCTGGCGGAGCGCGCGGGGGTGACAAAGCCCGTCGTGTACGACCATTTCGGCACGCGCACCGGCCTGCTCGGCGTGCTTTACGGGGAATACGACAGCCGGCAGCACGCGCTCATGGACGAGGCTCTGCGAGCGTCGGGAAAATCGCTCCCCGCCGTGGCGAAGGTGATCGCCGCCGCCTACGTCAACTGCGTCATGGAGATGGGCCGCGAGATGCCCGGTGTGAGCGCCGCACTGGCCGGCTCTCCCGAGCTCGATGCCTTGAAGAAGGAGCTCGAGGCCGAGTTCCTGGTGAAGTGCCGCAACGCGCTGCAGCCGTTTGCGAAACGCCCCATCGCGCCGGCAGCGATGCGCGCGATGCTGGGTGCGGCCGAGGCCGTGTCGTTTGCGGCCGCCGCGGGCGAGTTCGATCCGGTGGATGCGGAGAACGAGATCTACGACGCCATCCTGCGAATCGCGCAGAGAGCCTGA
- a CDS encoding NAD(P)H-dependent oxidoreductase: MHALIVVSHPDSRSLTHAVARSFAEGVEESGKHTTEIADIAAEGFQAAFNQADRAAYFLQKPLPPDILREQERIDRADALVLVYPVYWWSFPGQLKGWIDRVFSNGWAYDEAPDGTLGKRLGRLAVHLIGIGGADGGTYARHGYDKAMRTQIDHGIFDFCGARVVTSEFLLDVNGQAAASHVVTARALGGNAFAKTAPGGTDLSEVVEELPG, from the coding sequence ATGCATGCCCTCATCGTTGTCAGCCATCCCGATTCCCGGTCCCTCACGCACGCTGTCGCTCGCTCGTTCGCCGAGGGCGTCGAGGAATCGGGCAAGCACACCACCGAAATCGCCGACATCGCTGCGGAAGGCTTCCAGGCGGCCTTCAATCAGGCCGACCGCGCCGCCTATTTTCTCCAAAAGCCTTTGCCGCCGGACATCCTGCGCGAGCAGGAACGCATCGACCGGGCCGACGCGCTCGTGCTGGTCTATCCCGTGTACTGGTGGTCGTTCCCCGGCCAACTCAAGGGCTGGATCGACCGCGTGTTCTCCAACGGATGGGCGTATGACGAGGCGCCCGACGGCACGCTCGGAAAGCGGCTCGGCCGCCTGGCCGTCCACCTCATCGGCATCGGCGGCGCAGACGGGGGCACCTATGCGCGGCACGGCTACGACAAGGCCATGCGCACACAGATCGACCACGGCATCTTCGATTTCTGCGGCGCGCGCGTCGTCACCTCGGAGTTCCTGCTCGATGTGAACGGGCAAGCCGCGGCGTCTCATGTCGTCACTGCGCGAGCGCTGGGCGGCAATGCGTTTGCGAAGACGGCGCCGGGCGGCACCGATCTGTCCGAGGTCGTCGAAGAACTGCCAGGCTAA
- a CDS encoding catalase has protein sequence MAKQPRASAPPSAALDAARSAARNTDSGPAHPAPPAAGKGDIPAQKAIDTQALAASMPANLNKPLEHTPQAPVGQSAKPPSRLPTGSTPSESNASAKTGSVAPEGINATIGTLDRVRVDSGGQRLTTNQGVPIADNQNSLKAGARGPVLLEDFILREKITHFDHERIPERIVHARGSGAHGFFECYEPLTEYTRAAPFREAGKVTPVFVRFSTVAGERGSKDTARDVRGFAVKFYTDEGNWDLVGNNMPVFFIQDAMKFPDLVHAVKPEPHHAMPQAASAHDTFWDFVSLMPESTHMLMWQMSDRAIPRSYRMMQGFGVHTFRLVNEAGESVLVKFHWQPKLGTHSLVWDEAVKISGADPDYHRRDLWEAIDAGEYPEWELGLQIFTEEQAAQFSFDILDATKIVPEELVPIRIVGRMVLNRNPDNFFAETEQVAFCTAHVVPGIDFTNDPLLAGRIHSYVDTQITRLGGPNFHELPINAPIAPVHNNQRDGMHRQAIHRGRSAYEPNSLGGGCPFQAGAAQGFESVARRLDAKESSDKVRVKPEKFADHYTQATLFYESQTPEEQAHIAAAFRFELSKVTVPAVRERVVASLLNASPDLAAKVAKGLGMELPQPLPKVLETPAAPEVDQSPALSLMARPGDGGIRTRKIAILVADGAEGTSIGKLVTALVQAGAVPRLVGPRLGTYLGMGGEKIEADASMENSPGFLFDALVLPDGLAAVEALVSDGHSMEFVKDQYRHCKTILALGASQALLAEAGIPMSLPDGSHDPGLILADAAHADDAAIDFIAAVGMHRHLARDSDPPRV, from the coding sequence ATGGCCAAACAACCCCGAGCGAGCGCGCCGCCTTCCGCCGCGCTCGACGCCGCCCGCTCCGCGGCACGCAACACCGACAGCGGTCCCGCCCATCCGGCGCCGCCCGCGGCAGGCAAGGGAGACATCCCCGCACAGAAGGCGATCGATACGCAGGCGCTCGCCGCGTCGATGCCCGCCAACCTCAACAAGCCGCTGGAGCACACGCCGCAGGCGCCGGTGGGCCAAAGCGCCAAGCCGCCATCGCGGCTTCCCACCGGCAGCACGCCCTCTGAATCGAATGCCTCGGCCAAGACCGGCTCGGTTGCGCCCGAAGGCATCAACGCCACCATCGGCACGCTGGACCGGGTGCGCGTTGATTCCGGCGGCCAGCGGCTCACCACCAACCAGGGCGTGCCGATCGCTGACAACCAGAACTCGCTGAAGGCGGGCGCGCGCGGCCCGGTGCTGCTCGAAGACTTCATCCTGCGCGAGAAGATCACGCACTTCGACCACGAGCGCATTCCCGAGCGCATCGTCCACGCCCGGGGCTCCGGCGCGCACGGCTTCTTCGAGTGCTACGAACCGCTCACCGAATACACGCGGGCTGCGCCCTTCCGCGAAGCCGGCAAGGTGACGCCGGTGTTCGTGCGCTTCTCCACGGTGGCCGGCGAGCGCGGCTCCAAGGACACGGCGCGCGACGTGCGCGGCTTCGCGGTCAAGTTCTATACCGACGAGGGCAACTGGGATCTGGTGGGCAACAACATGCCGGTGTTCTTCATCCAGGACGCGATGAAGTTCCCCGACCTCGTGCATGCCGTGAAGCCCGAGCCGCACCATGCGATGCCGCAGGCCGCCTCGGCGCACGACACCTTCTGGGACTTCGTCTCGCTGATGCCCGAATCCACCCACATGCTGATGTGGCAGATGAGCGACCGCGCCATTCCGCGCAGCTACCGGATGATGCAGGGCTTCGGCGTGCACACCTTCCGGCTCGTGAACGAGGCGGGCGAATCGGTGCTGGTGAAATTCCACTGGCAACCCAAGCTCGGCACGCATTCGCTGGTGTGGGACGAGGCCGTGAAGATCTCCGGCGCCGACCCAGACTACCACCGCCGCGATCTCTGGGAAGCCATCGACGCGGGCGAATACCCCGAGTGGGAACTGGGCCTGCAGATCTTCACGGAAGAGCAGGCCGCGCAGTTCAGCTTCGACATCCTCGATGCCACCAAGATCGTGCCCGAGGAACTGGTGCCGATCCGCATCGTCGGGCGCATGGTGCTGAACCGCAACCCCGACAACTTCTTTGCCGAGACCGAGCAGGTCGCGTTTTGCACGGCGCACGTGGTGCCGGGCATCGACTTCACCAACGATCCGCTGCTCGCGGGGCGCATCCATTCCTACGTCGACACGCAGATCACGCGCCTGGGCGGGCCGAACTTCCACGAGCTGCCGATCAACGCGCCCATTGCGCCGGTGCACAACAACCAGCGCGACGGCATGCACCGCCAGGCCATCCATCGCGGGCGCTCGGCCTACGAGCCGAACTCGCTGGGCGGCGGCTGTCCGTTCCAGGCCGGTGCGGCGCAGGGCTTCGAGAGCGTGGCGCGGCGGCTCGACGCGAAGGAGAGCAGCGACAAGGTGCGCGTCAAGCCCGAAAAATTTGCCGACCACTACACGCAGGCCACGCTCTTCTACGAAAGCCAGACGCCCGAGGAGCAGGCGCACATCGCCGCGGCCTTCCGCTTCGAGCTCTCGAAGGTGACGGTGCCCGCAGTGCGCGAACGCGTGGTGGCGAGCCTGTTGAACGCGTCGCCCGATCTCGCGGCGAAGGTGGCGAAAGGGCTCGGCATGGAACTGCCCCAGCCGCTGCCCAAGGTGCTGGAAACGCCGGCCGCGCCCGAGGTCGACCAATCGCCCGCGCTCTCGCTCATGGCGCGGCCGGGCGATGGCGGCATCCGCACGCGCAAGATCGCGATCCTCGTGGCCGACGGCGCGGAAGGCACGTCCATCGGCAAGCTGGTCACGGCGCTGGTGCAGGCGGGCGCGGTGCCGCGGCTGGTCGGACCGCGCCTGGGCACGTACCTCGGGATGGGCGGCGAGAAGATCGAGGCCGACGCCAGCATGGAGAACAGCCCCGGCTTTCTCTTCGATGCGCTGGTGCTGCCCGACGGCCTCGCGGCGGTGGAGGCGCTGGTCTCCGACGGCCACTCGATGGAGTTCGTGAAAGACCAGTACCGGCACTGCAAGACCATCCTTGCGCTCGGCGCATCGCAGGCGCTGCTCGCGGAGGCCGGCATTCCGATGAGCCTGCCCGACGGCTCGCACGACCCCGGCCTCATCCTTGCGGACGCCGCGCATGCCGACGACGCGGCCATCGATTTCATCGCCGCGGTGGGCATGCATCGCCATCTCGCGCGCGATTCCGATCCGCCGCGCGTTTAA